In Flavobacterium okayamense, a single window of DNA contains:
- the rplA gene encoding 50S ribosomal protein L1, whose translation MAKLTKKQKEAASKIEKNRLYTLKDASALLKTVASAKFDESVDIAVRLGVDPRKANQMVRGVVTLPHGTGKDTRVLALVTPDKEEEAKAAGADYVGLDEYLQKIKDGWTDVDVIITMPAVMGKLGPLGRVLGPRGLMPNPKTGTVTMDVAKAVTEVKAGKIDFKVDKTGIVHAGIGKVSFEADKIYDNAHEIIQTLIKLKPTAAKGTYIKSIHLSSTMSPAIALDPKAV comes from the coding sequence ATGGCAAAATTGACTAAAAAGCAAAAAGAGGCTGCATCAAAAATTGAGAAAAACAGATTATACACTTTAAAAGATGCTTCTGCATTACTTAAAACTGTAGCTTCTGCAAAATTTGATGAGTCTGTAGACATCGCTGTACGTCTTGGTGTTGATCCAAGAAAAGCGAATCAAATGGTAAGAGGGGTTGTAACATTACCTCATGGAACTGGTAAAGATACTCGCGTATTGGCATTAGTAACTCCAGATAAGGAGGAAGAAGCAAAAGCTGCTGGTGCTGACTATGTAGGTTTAGATGAATATTTACAAAAAATTAAAGACGGTTGGACAGATGTTGATGTAATCATCACTATGCCTGCTGTTATGGGTAAATTAGGTCCATTAGGACGAGTGTTAGGTCCTCGTGGTTTAATGCCAAACCCTAAAACAGGTACTGTTACTATGGATGTTGCTAAAGCTGTAACTGAAGTTAAAGCTGGTAAAATCGACTTTAAAGTAGATAAAACAGGAATCGTTCACGCTGGAATAGGTAAAGTTTCTTTCGAAGCTGACAAAATCTATGACAATGCTCACGAAATTATTCAAACATTAATCAAATTAAAACCAACTGCGGCTAAAGGTACTTATATTAAGTCTATTCACTTATCAAGTACTATGAGTCCTGCTATCGCTTTAGATCCTAAAGCTGTATAA
- the rplK gene encoding 50S ribosomal protein L11, which translates to MAKEVSKVVKLQVKGGAANPSPPVGPALGAAGVNIMEFCKQFNARTQDKPGKVLPVQITVYKDKSFDFVVKTPPAAIQLLEAAKLKSGSGQPNRKKVANVTWDQIRTIAEDKMADLNAFEIEKAMSMVAGTARSMGITVSGDAPF; encoded by the coding sequence ATGGCAAAAGAAGTTAGTAAAGTAGTTAAACTACAAGTTAAGGGAGGTGCTGCGAATCCATCGCCACCGGTTGGACCTGCTTTGGGGGCTGCTGGGGTTAACATCATGGAGTTCTGTAAGCAATTTAATGCTAGAACACAAGATAAACCTGGCAAAGTTTTACCAGTACAAATTACTGTGTATAAAGACAAGTCTTTTGACTTTGTTGTTAAAACGCCACCAGCTGCTATTCAATTATTAGAAGCAGCTAAGCTTAAGTCTGGTTCAGGACAACCAAATCGTAAAAAAGTAGCGAACGTTACTTGGGATCAAATTAGAACTATTGCTGAAGACAAAATGGCTGACTTAAATGCTTTCGAAATTGAGAAAGCTATGAGTATGGTTGCTGGAACAGCTAGATCTATGGGTATAACAGTATCAGGAGATGCTCCTTTTTAA
- the nusG gene encoding transcription termination/antitermination protein NusG, giving the protein MADNNVKKWYVVRAVSGQENKVKNYIETEASRLGMSDYISQVLVPTEKVVQVRDGKKLTKERVYFPGYVMIEANLTGEIPHIIKSIPGVIGFLGETKGGDAVPLRQSEVNRMLGKVDELSVKVDNVAIPYSVGETVKVIDGPFNGFNGTIEKVNEEKRKLEVMVKIFGRKTPLELSFMQVEKV; this is encoded by the coding sequence ATGGCAGATAACAATGTTAAAAAGTGGTATGTAGTAAGAGCCGTAAGCGGTCAAGAGAATAAAGTTAAAAATTATATCGAAACTGAGGCTTCTCGTTTAGGTATGTCAGATTATATTTCTCAAGTTCTTGTGCCTACTGAAAAAGTAGTTCAAGTTAGGGATGGTAAAAAATTGACAAAAGAAAGAGTTTATTTTCCTGGTTATGTTATGATTGAAGCTAACTTAACAGGGGAAATTCCTCATATAATTAAATCGATTCCTGGGGTTATTGGTTTCTTAGGAGAAACTAAAGGAGGGGATGCGGTACCGTTAAGACAGTCGGAAGTTAACAGAATGTTAGGTAAGGTAGATGAATTATCTGTTAAAGTGGATAATGTTGCTATACCTTATTCTGTTGGTGAAACTGTTAAAGTAATTGATGGTCCTTTTAACGGTTTCAATGGAACTATTGAAAAGGTTAATGAAGAAAAGCGTAAGCTTGAAGTAATGGTGAAGATTTTTGGAAGAAAGACACCATTAGAATTGAGTTTTATGCAGGTTGAAAAAGTATAA
- the rplL gene encoding 50S ribosomal protein L7/L12 yields MADLKQFAEQLVNLTVKEVNELATILKDEYGIEPAAAAVVVSGGGDAAGGAEEKSEFDVVLKDAGASKLAVVKAVKELTGLGLKEAKDIVDSAPTNVKEGVSKDEAEGLKKALEEAGAVVELK; encoded by the coding sequence ATGGCAGATTTAAAACAATTCGCAGAACAATTAGTTAACTTAACAGTTAAAGAAGTTAACGAATTAGCAACAATATTAAAAGATGAGTATGGTATCGAGCCTGCTGCTGCTGCAGTAGTTGTATCTGGTGGTGGTGACGCTGCTGGTGGTGCTGAAGAAAAATCAGAATTTGATGTTGTATTAAAAGACGCTGGTGCTTCTAAATTAGCAGTAGTTAAAGCTGTTAAAGAATTAACTGGTTTAGGTCTTAAAGAAGCTAAAGATATCGTAGACTCTGCTCCTACAAATGTTAAAGAAGGAGTTTCTAAAGATGAGGCTGAAGGTCTTAAGAAAGCTTTAGAAGAAGCAGGAGCTGTAGTAGAGTTAAAATAA
- the rplJ gene encoding 50S ribosomal protein L10, whose translation MTREEKAIAIQDLTAQLAGVDVLYLADISGLDADTTSNLRRACFKAGIKLEVVKNTLLEKAMEASEANYGELPSTLKGNTAIMISDVANSPAKIIKDFRKKGQKPVLKGAYITEDIYIGDDKLDSLAAIKSRVEVIAEIIGLLQSPAQRVIGALQNKGGEESAE comes from the coding sequence ATGACTAGAGAAGAAAAAGCAATTGCTATTCAGGATTTAACTGCACAGTTAGCGGGAGTGGATGTTTTATACTTAGCAGACATTTCAGGACTAGATGCAGACACTACTTCAAACTTAAGAAGAGCTTGTTTTAAAGCTGGTATTAAATTAGAAGTTGTTAAGAACACATTGTTAGAAAAAGCAATGGAAGCTTCTGAGGCTAATTATGGTGAATTACCTTCAACTTTAAAAGGAAACACTGCAATTATGATTTCTGATGTGGCAAATTCGCCTGCAAAAATCATTAAAGATTTCCGTAAGAAAGGTCAAAAACCAGTTTTAAAAGGAGCTTATATTACTGAGGATATTTACATTGGAGATGATAAGTTAGATTCATTAGCGGCTATCAAATCTAGAGTTGAAGTTATTGCAGAAATCATTGGATTACTTCAATCACCAGCTCAAAGAGTTATTGGTGCTCTTCAAAACAAAGGCGGAGAAGAAAGCGCTGAGTAA
- the tuf gene encoding elongation factor Tu, translated as MAKETFDRSKPHLNIGTIGHVDHGKTTLTAAITKVLADAGLSEAKSFDQIDNAPEEKERGITINTSHVEYSTANRHYAHVDCPGHADYVKNMVTGAAQMDGAILVVAATDGPMPQTREHILLGRQVGVPRMVVFMNKVDMVDDAELLELVEMEIRDLLSFYQYDGDNGPVVQGSALGALNGEPKWVDTVMQLMEAVDNWIELPARDVDKPFLMPVEDVFTITGRGTVATGRIETGVANTGDAVEIIGMGADKLTSTITGVEMFRKILDRGEAGDNVGLLLRGIDKADIKRGMVIVKPGSVKPHAHFKAEVYILKKEEGGRHTPFHNNYRPQFYVRTTDVTGTISLPAGVEMVMPGDNLTIEVQLLSPIALSVGLRFAVREGGRTVGAGQVTEILD; from the coding sequence ATGGCAAAAGAAACCTTTGATCGTTCGAAGCCCCATTTAAATATTGGTACTATCGGACACGTTGACCACGGTAAAACAACTTTGACAGCTGCTATTACTAAAGTATTAGCTGATGCTGGTTTATCAGAAGCAAAATCATTCGATCAGATTGATAACGCTCCAGAAGAAAAAGAAAGAGGTATTACAATTAATACTTCTCACGTAGAGTATTCAACAGCTAATCGTCACTACGCTCACGTTGACTGTCCAGGTCACGCGGATTACGTTAAGAACATGGTTACTGGTGCTGCTCAAATGGACGGTGCTATTTTAGTAGTTGCTGCTACTGATGGTCCAATGCCTCAAACTCGTGAGCACATCCTTTTAGGTCGCCAAGTAGGTGTTCCAAGAATGGTTGTATTCATGAATAAAGTGGATATGGTTGATGATGCTGAGTTATTAGAGCTTGTTGAAATGGAAATCAGAGATTTATTATCTTTCTATCAATATGATGGTGATAATGGTCCTGTTGTTCAAGGTTCTGCTTTAGGTGCATTAAACGGTGAGCCAAAATGGGTTGATACTGTAATGCAGTTAATGGAAGCTGTTGATAACTGGATTGAATTACCAGCTCGTGATGTTGATAAGCCTTTCTTAATGCCGGTTGAGGATGTGTTTACAATTACAGGTCGTGGAACTGTTGCTACAGGTCGTATCGAAACTGGAGTTGCTAATACAGGAGATGCTGTTGAAATCATTGGTATGGGAGCTGATAAATTAACTTCTACAATTACAGGAGTTGAGATGTTCCGTAAAATCCTTGATAGAGGTGAAGCTGGAGATAACGTTGGTTTATTATTACGTGGTATCGATAAAGCTGATATCAAACGTGGTATGGTAATCGTTAAGCCAGGATCTGTTAAGCCACACGCTCACTTTAAAGCTGAGGTTTATATCTTGAAAAAAGAAGAAGGTGGACGTCACACTCCATTCCACAATAACTATCGTCCACAGTTTTACGTTCGTACAACTGACGTAACTGGTACTATTTCTTTACCAGCTGGTGTTGAGATGGTTATGCCTGGTGATAACTTAACTATTGAAGTTCAATTATTAAGTCCAATCGCTTTATCAGTAGGTTTACGTTTCGCTGTTCGTGAGGGTGGTAGAACTGTAGGTGCTGGTCAGGTTACTGAAATTTTAGACTAA
- the secE gene encoding preprotein translocase subunit SecE, with amino-acid sequence MTKFVNYISEAFHELKANVTWPEWSEVQRLTIIVAVFSVIFALFTYGVDQLFVKALEGFFNIIK; translated from the coding sequence ATGACAAAATTTGTTAATTATATTTCGGAAGCTTTTCATGAATTGAAAGCAAACGTTACTTGGCCAGAATGGTCAGAAGTACAGCGATTAACTATAATAGTTGCTGTTTTTTCTGTTATTTTTGCTTTGTTTACTTATGGAGTAGATCAATTGTTTGTGAAAGCGTTAGAAGGATTTTTTAACATTATAAAATAA